One Chryseobacterium wanjuense genomic region harbors:
- a CDS encoding T9SS type A sorting domain-containing protein produces MNKFYTGALFLCTILSTSAQEVVWQKDIKSSTQDFLSQVTTTIDQQYLISGSSIQAGDQKLGAGSKQNNGYDYHFIKLNQQGEEVWEKYFSGQNHDFLSATVATQEGGFLAAGTSYSGKGLDKKDDSKGGSDIWLIRLNEFGDELWQKTIGGASDEEARAVIQTTDLGFFVAGSFVSAQDSKMKGYGSKDVLIVRLDKNGKELSQLILGGKGLDEVEKMIPTKDGGALLGIYSRSNAGGSKKTENFGEGDYWIIKLSKDGKVEWEKNFGGKGDDHLRTLSLTSTGYLIGGESRSERSGNKSVGIEEGTDLWLISLDERGEEIWQKSYNFKNRDVLMGMSILHASDDKSSKGVLLGGYTQAEGRIESDDETFWMLYLDYNGNEQWRKYVKGESRKKEERLADIKLNRDGSIVLAGTSAEELGKENWKIVKLGDKQIDQLIEKQDIKIYPNPVSDYAYVEIGFDFKEAEILLYDMSGRQLQSLKTKNKVTKINTQPLIQGAYLITIKTDIGKTANAKLIKK; encoded by the coding sequence ATGAATAAATTCTACACAGGTGCACTTTTCTTATGCACAATTCTGAGTACATCTGCTCAGGAAGTAGTCTGGCAGAAAGACATTAAATCCTCAACACAGGATTTTTTAAGTCAGGTTACCACAACCATTGATCAGCAATATCTCATTTCAGGAAGCTCGATTCAGGCTGGAGATCAGAAACTGGGGGCTGGAAGTAAGCAGAATAACGGTTATGACTATCATTTTATAAAATTAAACCAGCAAGGAGAAGAAGTCTGGGAGAAATATTTCTCGGGGCAGAATCATGATTTTTTGTCTGCAACAGTGGCTACTCAGGAAGGTGGATTTTTAGCGGCAGGAACTTCTTATTCAGGAAAAGGATTGGATAAAAAAGACGATTCTAAAGGAGGATCAGATATTTGGCTGATTAGACTCAATGAATTTGGAGATGAATTATGGCAGAAAACCATTGGTGGAGCTTCAGATGAAGAAGCAAGAGCTGTTATTCAGACGACTGATCTTGGTTTTTTTGTGGCCGGATCCTTCGTCTCCGCTCAGGACTCTAAAATGAAGGGTTACGGCTCAAAGGATGTTCTCATTGTAAGGCTGGATAAAAATGGCAAAGAGCTATCACAACTTATTTTAGGGGGAAAAGGACTCGATGAAGTTGAAAAAATGATTCCAACAAAGGATGGTGGAGCTTTACTCGGAATTTATTCTAGAAGTAATGCAGGCGGATCAAAGAAAACCGAAAACTTCGGTGAGGGCGATTATTGGATCATTAAACTTTCAAAAGACGGAAAAGTAGAATGGGAAAAGAATTTTGGAGGAAAAGGTGATGATCATTTAAGAACACTTTCTTTAACATCAACAGGATATTTAATCGGAGGAGAATCAAGATCGGAAAGGTCTGGAAATAAATCTGTAGGGATCGAAGAAGGAACAGACTTATGGTTGATTTCACTCGATGAAAGAGGAGAAGAAATCTGGCAGAAATCTTACAATTTCAAAAACAGAGATGTATTGATGGGGATGAGTATCTTACATGCTTCTGATGACAAATCTTCAAAAGGGGTTTTGCTAGGAGGCTACACTCAGGCAGAAGGTCGTATAGAAAGTGATGATGAAACTTTCTGGATGTTGTATTTGGATTACAATGGTAATGAGCAGTGGAGAAAATACGTAAAGGGAGAATCGAGAAAGAAGGAGGAAAGATTGGCTGATATAAAATTAAACAGAGACGGTTCAATTGTATTAGCCGGAACCAGTGCAGAGGAACTTGGAAAGGAAAACTGGAAGATTGTAAAATTGGGAGATAAGCAGATTGATCAACTCATCGAAAAACAGGATATTAAGATCTATCCGAATCCTGTCTCAGACTATGCGTATGTAGAAATCGGTTTTGATTTCAAGGAAGCTGAGATTTTGTTGTATGATATGTCTGGGAGACAGTTGCAAAGTCTGAAAACTAAGAATAAAGTGACGAAGATTAATACGCAGCCTTTAATTCAGGGAGCTTATCTCATCACCATAAAAACTGATATAGGTAAAACAGCAAATGCTAAATTGATAAAGAAATAA
- a CDS encoding alkaline phosphatase family protein gives MKRGLQWLMIIFSLTVFGQKGTVDTAQIVIPNRYNSVEAQTKPYVIMISADGFRYDYAKKYNAGNLLKFSNGGVQAKAMIPSYPSITFPNHWSLITGLYPSHHGLIDNYFYDYKRKEAYAMSDRKNAEDGSWYGGIPLWGLAEKQGMISASLMWVGSASDAGGIRPTYYYPYHEKFTPSEKVDKVIDWLKLPMDKRPHFISLYFPEVDGSGHHFGPETKETEEAVHLVDKAIGELVQKVNNLGLKNVNFIFVSDHGMIKVDGGNPLEIPAMLLNKEKFDIYNSQTLLRVYVKNPEEVKAVYKELKANKTDDYEVYLDKKFPKYLHFATKDDKYNRIGQILLVPKAPKVFLPKGKTTSVGKHGYNPAIVPEMKATFLAWGSEFKNNLVIDEFANINVYPLVAEILGLKINEPIDGKLKVLKKTLKENK, from the coding sequence ATGAAGAGAGGATTACAATGGTTAATGATAATATTTTCGTTAACAGTTTTTGGACAAAAAGGAACGGTTGATACAGCTCAGATAGTTATTCCCAATCGATATAACAGTGTTGAAGCACAGACAAAACCTTATGTGATCATGATTTCTGCGGACGGTTTTCGCTATGATTATGCTAAAAAATACAATGCCGGAAACCTTTTGAAGTTTTCTAACGGGGGAGTTCAGGCAAAGGCAATGATTCCAAGTTATCCAAGCATCACTTTTCCGAATCATTGGAGCTTAATTACCGGACTTTATCCTTCTCATCACGGGTTGATTGATAATTATTTTTACGATTACAAAAGAAAGGAAGCTTATGCCATGAGTGATAGAAAAAATGCTGAAGACGGAAGCTGGTACGGTGGAATTCCGCTTTGGGGACTGGCTGAAAAACAGGGGATGATTTCTGCTTCTTTGATGTGGGTAGGCTCTGCAAGTGATGCGGGAGGTATAAGACCGACATATTATTATCCTTATCACGAAAAATTCACTCCATCCGAAAAAGTGGATAAAGTGATCGACTGGCTGAAGTTGCCGATGGATAAAAGACCTCATTTTATCTCTTTGTATTTCCCTGAAGTTGATGGCAGTGGCCATCATTTTGGACCTGAGACGAAGGAAACGGAAGAAGCGGTTCATTTGGTTGACAAGGCAATAGGAGAGCTGGTTCAAAAAGTAAATAATTTAGGCTTAAAGAATGTAAATTTTATATTTGTTTCCGATCACGGAATGATAAAAGTTGATGGCGGAAATCCTCTTGAAATTCCTGCAATGCTTTTAAATAAAGAAAAATTTGATATATATAATTCCCAGACTTTGTTAAGAGTTTATGTTAAAAATCCGGAAGAAGTCAAAGCGGTTTATAAGGAATTAAAAGCCAATAAAACTGATGACTATGAAGTGTATCTGGATAAAAAATTCCCGAAATATCTGCATTTTGCTACAAAAGATGATAAGTATAACCGAATCGGGCAAATTTTATTAGTTCCGAAAGCTCCGAAAGTATTTTTACCAAAAGGAAAAACAACATCTGTAGGAAAGCATGGATACAACCCTGCAATCGTGCCTGAAATGAAAGCGACATTTTTAGCTTGGGGGTCGGAGTTCAAGAATAATTTAGTTATTGATGAATTTGCTAATATTAATGTTTATCCATTGGTTGCTGAAATTTTAGGATTAAAAATTAATGAGCCTATTGATGGAAAACTAAAAGTGTTGAAAAAGACTTTAAAAGAGAATAAATAA
- a CDS encoding NAD(P)H-binding protein yields the protein MKIVITGSLGNVARPLAQQLIAEGHDITVISSNESKKNEIEALGAKAAIGSITDLEFLIKTFEGKDAAFLMTPPNLGFENIVENTINAGKNYTEAIRKTGLKRIVMLSSIGAESPVENGPIKTLYHIEKLYNGLENTSVTFLRAGYFYINFFNDIPLIKNAGIIGGNYPEDVKVPLVHPIDIAKAAAEELVKNSDSKNVRYIVSDLRQASDFAKTFGLAIGKPELQWVEFKDEDSLNGMLQAGLPQEIAELYTEMGRGIRTGVVQKDFIEHGAYVDGKVKLEEFAKEFAERFNA from the coding sequence ATGAAAATTGTAATCACAGGATCATTAGGAAATGTAGCAAGACCGCTTGCTCAACAATTAATAGCTGAAGGACATGACATTACTGTAATCAGCAGTAACGAATCCAAGAAAAATGAAATCGAGGCTTTAGGGGCAAAAGCAGCGATCGGTTCTATCACAGATTTAGAATTTTTAATTAAAACTTTTGAAGGAAAAGATGCCGCTTTTTTAATGACTCCTCCGAATCTGGGTTTTGAAAATATTGTTGAAAACACCATTAATGCAGGGAAAAACTACACAGAAGCCATCAGAAAAACGGGTTTGAAAAGAATTGTGATGTTAAGCAGCATCGGTGCAGAATCACCAGTAGAAAACGGACCGATAAAAACACTTTACCATATTGAAAAACTCTACAACGGATTGGAAAATACTTCCGTTACATTTTTAAGAGCCGGGTATTTTTATATTAATTTCTTTAATGACATTCCATTAATTAAAAACGCAGGAATTATCGGAGGAAATTATCCTGAAGATGTAAAAGTTCCGCTGGTTCATCCCATTGATATTGCAAAAGCGGCGGCTGAAGAGTTGGTTAAGAATTCAGACAGTAAAAATGTAAGATATATTGTAAGTGATCTTCGTCAAGCTTCTGATTTTGCTAAAACTTTCGGTCTTGCCATTGGAAAACCTGAACTTCAGTGGGTAGAGTTTAAGGATGAAGATTCATTAAACGGAATGCTTCAGGCCGGTCTTCCACAGGAAATTGCTGAATTGTACACTGAAATGGGACGTGGAATCCGAACCGGAGTTGTACAGAAGGATTTTATTGAGCATGGAGCGTATGTGGATGGTAAGGTAAAACTGGAGGAGTTTGCTAAGGAGTTTGCGGAAAGGTTTAATGCTTGA